A region from the Aegilops tauschii subsp. strangulata cultivar AL8/78 chromosome 5, Aet v6.0, whole genome shotgun sequence genome encodes:
- the LOC109752259 gene encoding uncharacterized protein has protein sequence MTQKLFLALLVASRKLCHYFQGYPIKVVSAYTLERVLRIPNAAGRLGEWNVELQAFQLEFSTTRIIKGATLSDFVVEWTDFLDREGTGDGVVLISPTQDKLYYTVQLCFQHGEKVSNNIAEYEGLIAGLKAVAALRPPPPAAGPASLQEELPPAPFSGASACGPASGARLLLALEPQEGCWIEELKAYLLQGTLPGKEEDAEREARQATAYCIQDAELHRKGPNDVSLRCISREQGCELLADIDGGDCGHHSSSCTLVGKAFRSGFYRPTALNDATELVISCDACQFHAKQIRQPTQGLQTIPLSWSFMVWGLDILGPFPRAPGGYRYLYITIDKNTKWAEVEVVRTIPAISTVKFIKGLVSRFKVPNRIITNNGSQFTSNLFNTYSAKNGTQICYASVAHP, from the exons ATGACGCAGAAGCTTTTTCTCGCCCTCCTCGTCGCCTCCCGAAAACTGTGTCACTACTTCCAAGGCTaccccatcaaggttgtctcGGCTTACACCttggagagggtgctccggaTCCCTAACGCTGCAGGAAGGCTCGGCGAATGGAACGTCGAACTacaggcattccagttggagttcagcaccaccaggatCATCAAGGGTGCGACTCTCTCCGATTTCGTGGTGGAATGGACCGACTTCCTCGATCGGGAA GGCACGGGAGATGGAGTTGTGCTCATCTcacccacccaggacaagctctactacaccGTGCAGCTATGCTTCCAgcatggcgagaaggtctccaacaacattgcggAATACGAAGGCCTGATCGCTGGTCTCAAGGCTGTGGCGGCTTTGCGG ccccctccccccgccgCGGGACCAGCATCGCTTCAAGAGGAGCTTCCCCCAGCACCCTTCTCGGGTGCCTCGGCTTGCGGCCCGGCCTCGGGAGCCCGCTTGCTCCTTGCGCTCgaacctcaggaggggtgctggatcgaggagctCAAGGCGTATCTACTCCAGGGCACCTTGCCGGGGAAGGAGGAAGACGCGGAGCGTGAGGCCCGCCAGGCCACtgcatactgcatccaggatgcTGAGCTCCACCGAAAGGGACCCAACGATGTCTCTCtacgatgcatctccagggaacagggATGCGAGCTGTTGGCCGACATAGACGGCGGGGATTGCGGGCATCACTCCTCATCATGCACCCTCGTGGGCAAGGCGTTTCGCAGTGGATTCTACAGGCCCACGGCGCTCAATGATGCCACCGAGCTGGTAATATCCTGTGACGCCTgtcagttccacgccaagcagatccgcCAGCCCAcccagggcctccagaccatcccactctcatGGTCATTCATGGTTTGGGGGTTGGACATCCTGGGCCCGTTTCCccgagcgcccgggggctaccgctacctctacatcaCCATCGACAAGaacaccaagtgggcggaagtggaggtcgtccgcaccatcccggccaTCTCGaccgtcaagttcatcaagggcctcgtgagtcgGTTCAAGGTTCCTAATCGCATTATCACCAACAATGGCTCGCAGTTCACCAGCAACCTTTTCAATACATATTCTGCTAAGAATGGAACACAGatatgctacgcttcggtggcacacccttGA